A region from the Rufibacter sp. DG15C genome encodes:
- a CDS encoding DUF4262 domain-containing protein, with protein MTEEQIERYFEKLNENIKEYGYHLTYVSASDSPSFCYSTGIYSTYNIPEVFISSLPQGLCSEIIENYVEAFKDGKGIPLNEKLSFLTVRFPVYLINVPVSALKEYVLSSVKIYGDEKYKYLQVIYPDTEGNFPNDVGYDYDQEIMGKFIN; from the coding sequence ATGACTGAAGAACAAATTGAAAGGTATTTTGAAAAGCTTAATGAGAACATTAAGGAATATGGATATCATCTGACATATGTTTCTGCAAGTGACTCTCCCTCTTTTTGTTATTCAACAGGAATCTACAGCACTTATAACATTCCAGAAGTCTTTATCTCATCTCTACCACAGGGATTGTGTTCTGAAATAATTGAGAACTATGTAGAAGCTTTCAAAGACGGTAAAGGGATTCCGCTCAATGAAAAACTTAGCTTTTTAACAGTTAGATTTCCTGTATACCTAATTAATGTACCAGTTTCGGCCTTGAAAGAATACGTTTTGTCAAGCGTCAAAATATATGGGGATGAAAAGTATAAATATTTACAAGTAATCTATCCAGACACAGAAGGAAATTTCCCTAACGACGTAGGATATGATTACGACCAAGAAATAATGGGGAAGTTCATAAATTAG
- a CDS encoding AIR synthase related protein, with protein MENRYLQRGVSASKEDVHNAIQNIDKGLFPKAFCKIIPDLLVGDPEYCNIMHADGAGTKSALAYLYWKETGDLSVWKGIAQDAIVMNTDDLLCVGATENILLSSTIGRNKNLVPGEVIAAIINGTEEVLQMLRDNGIGIYSTGGETADVGDLVRTIIVDSTVTARMKRSEVISNHTIQPGDVIVGFASYGQATYESEYNGGMGSNGLTSARHDVFANYLAQAYPESFDPAVPSDLVYSGSCKLTDVNVETGLTVGKLVLSPTRTYAPLVQAILKDYRSQLHGMVHCSGGAQTKVLHFTEKVHIIKDNLLPVPPLFRLIQEQSNTSWQEMYKVFNMGHRLELYVPQEIAEDLVNIGKSFNIDAQIIGRVEASEKNELTIKSPYGKFYYEG; from the coding sequence ATGGAAAACCGGTACCTGCAACGCGGCGTGTCTGCCTCTAAAGAAGATGTGCACAACGCCATCCAGAACATTGACAAAGGCCTCTTTCCGAAGGCTTTCTGCAAAATCATCCCAGACCTGCTGGTAGGCGACCCTGAGTACTGCAACATCATGCACGCCGACGGCGCCGGCACCAAATCTGCCCTGGCGTACCTGTATTGGAAAGAAACTGGAGACCTTTCCGTTTGGAAAGGCATTGCCCAGGACGCCATCGTCATGAACACCGATGACCTACTGTGCGTGGGCGCCACCGAGAACATCTTACTGTCCTCTACCATCGGACGGAACAAGAACCTGGTGCCTGGCGAGGTGATTGCCGCCATCATCAACGGCACCGAGGAAGTCTTGCAGATGCTGAGAGACAACGGCATTGGAATCTACAGCACCGGCGGCGAGACCGCAGACGTGGGCGACCTGGTACGCACCATCATTGTGGACAGCACCGTGACTGCCCGCATGAAACGCTCTGAGGTCATCTCTAACCACACCATTCAGCCCGGCGATGTGATAGTAGGCTTCGCGTCTTACGGCCAGGCTACGTATGAGAGCGAGTACAACGGCGGCATGGGCAGCAACGGCCTTACCAGCGCCCGCCATGACGTCTTCGCGAATTACCTGGCCCAGGCCTACCCGGAAAGCTTTGACCCCGCCGTGCCTTCTGATTTGGTATACTCAGGCTCTTGCAAACTTACCGATGTGAATGTAGAAACCGGCCTGACTGTGGGGAAACTGGTGTTGTCGCCTACCAGAACCTACGCGCCTTTGGTGCAGGCTATCTTGAAAGATTATAGAAGCCAACTGCACGGCATGGTACATTGCAGTGGCGGCGCGCAGACCAAGGTGTTGCACTTCACAGAGAAGGTCCACATCATCAAAGACAACCTGTTACCGGTGCCTCCGCTGTTCAGACTCATCCAAGAGCAGAGCAACACCAGCTGGCAGGAGATGTACAAGGTCTTCAACATGGGCCACCGCCTGGAACTGTACGTGCCTCAGGAAATCGCCGAAGACCTGGTGAACATAGGAAAGTCCTTCAACATTGACGCCCAAATCATTGGCCGCGTAGAAGCGAGTGAGAAGAATGAGTTGACGATTAAGAGTCCGTACGGCAAGTTTTATTACGAAGGGTAA
- a CDS encoding DUF4293 domain-containing protein — MIQRIQSVFLFLIVIAMVGMFFVPIWAKTNPANGVEYVLDAYHLGPETATEGAASKSAIFIAILAAAAALIALYEVFQYKSRLTQIKLGLLNSVVLAALVGVVFYFSFYVGEDLVATKESGERLSGFYIPFVAMVMNALANRFIKRDEDLVRSMDRLR; from the coding sequence ATGATACAAAGAATTCAAAGCGTGTTTCTGTTCCTAATTGTGATTGCCATGGTAGGCATGTTCTTCGTGCCTATCTGGGCCAAGACGAACCCGGCTAATGGTGTGGAATATGTGTTAGACGCCTACCACTTGGGCCCTGAAACCGCCACCGAAGGAGCCGCTTCTAAGAGCGCCATTTTCATTGCTATTCTGGCCGCTGCTGCTGCATTGATTGCCTTGTATGAGGTTTTCCAGTACAAGAGCCGCCTTACCCAAATCAAACTGGGCCTTTTGAACTCGGTGGTCTTGGCCGCTTTGGTGGGCGTGGTATTCTACTTCTCCTTCTATGTAGGCGAAGACCTAGTAGCCACCAAAGAATCTGGAGAGCGCCTCTCTGGTTTTTACATCCCTTTCGTGGCCATGGTCATGAACGCCCTGGCCAACCGCTTCATCAAACGCGATGAGGACTTGGTACGGTCAATGGATAGATTGCGCTAA
- a CDS encoding 3-oxoadipyl-CoA thiolase, translated as MAQDAYIIDIIRTPVGKFGGSLSTVRPDDLGAMVIKELMARNPEVSPKDIEDVIFGAANQAGEDNRNVARMSGLLAGLPQEVGGVTVNRLCASGLQSIADASRAIKAGEGEVYIAGGVESMTRAPFVMAKADSAWSRTSEIHDTTIGWRFVNPALSKLYHPYSMGETAENVAKQWNISREDQDTFAVQSQTRYQEAAKAGKFKDEIVPVTIPQKKGEALVFDTDEHPRLSPLEKLAELKPAFVKEGGSVTAGNASGINDGAAAALIVSGDYMRKHNLKPMARIVAAAVAGVDPAHMGIGPVPATRKVLERAGLEVKDLDLVELNEAFASQALACSQELGLDPAKVNVNGGSIAIGHPLGASGTRVTATLLHEMKRRPDAKYGLATMCIGVGQGLAVLYEKCE; from the coding sequence ATGGCTCAAGACGCTTATATCATAGACATCATCCGGACGCCGGTAGGCAAATTTGGCGGTTCGTTGAGTACCGTTCGGCCAGACGACCTGGGCGCAATGGTTATCAAAGAACTGATGGCCCGCAATCCAGAGGTGTCGCCTAAGGATATTGAGGATGTTATTTTTGGCGCGGCCAACCAAGCCGGGGAGGACAACCGCAACGTGGCCCGCATGTCGGGGCTGTTGGCGGGCTTGCCGCAAGAGGTGGGCGGCGTGACCGTGAATAGACTGTGCGCCTCAGGCTTGCAGTCCATTGCTGACGCCAGTCGGGCTATTAAAGCCGGCGAGGGCGAGGTTTACATTGCCGGCGGCGTGGAGAGCATGACCCGCGCCCCGTTCGTGATGGCCAAGGCAGACTCGGCCTGGAGCCGTACCTCTGAGATTCATGACACCACCATTGGCTGGCGCTTCGTGAATCCGGCCTTGTCCAAGCTGTACCACCCGTACTCCATGGGCGAGACCGCCGAGAACGTGGCCAAGCAGTGGAACATCTCCCGCGAAGACCAGGATACCTTTGCTGTGCAGTCGCAGACCCGTTACCAGGAAGCCGCCAAGGCCGGCAAGTTCAAGGACGAGATTGTGCCCGTGACCATTCCGCAGAAGAAAGGCGAGGCTCTGGTGTTTGACACCGATGAGCACCCGCGCCTTTCCCCGCTGGAAAAACTTGCCGAACTTAAGCCAGCCTTTGTCAAAGAAGGCGGCTCGGTGACTGCCGGAAACGCCTCGGGCATCAATGACGGTGCTGCCGCGGCCTTGATTGTGAGCGGTGACTACATGCGCAAGCACAACCTCAAGCCCATGGCCAGAATCGTGGCCGCCGCGGTGGCCGGGGTGGACCCTGCGCACATGGGCATCGGGCCGGTGCCGGCTACCCGCAAAGTTTTGGAGCGCGCCGGGCTGGAGGTGAAAGACCTGGACTTGGTGGAGTTGAATGAGGCCTTCGCGTCGCAAGCACTCGCCTGCTCGCAGGAGCTGGGCCTGGACCCGGCAAAAGTGAACGTGAACGGCGGTTCCATTGCCATCGGGCACCCGCTGGGCGCCAGTGGCACCCGCGTCACGGCTACGCTTCTGCATGAAATGAAGCGTCGTCCAGATGCTAAATACGGCTTGGCTACCATGTGCATTGGCGTTGGCCAAGGCCTGGCGGTGCTTTATGAAAAATGCGAATAG
- a CDS encoding GyrI-like domain-containing protein, protein MNKRFVIYMLIVVAVMVAVYAYVGGFKQVEITKTTSRQVFIAGKLYEGKADAEELGVLFQEVGKLVEQKKLVGEPAGIYYNNPEKQSQVLRAFIGVAIADTTVTLPAGYKIREVKAGQPILQGTLDASQMIAPKKIYESLFDYAEDNKIKLKNYFVERYPTKDSAVIQIGLE, encoded by the coding sequence ATGAACAAGCGTTTCGTGATTTACATGCTCATAGTAGTGGCCGTCATGGTGGCCGTGTATGCGTATGTGGGCGGGTTCAAGCAGGTAGAAATTACTAAAACCACGTCTAGACAGGTCTTCATTGCCGGAAAACTATATGAAGGAAAAGCTGATGCCGAGGAGTTGGGCGTGCTGTTCCAGGAAGTGGGGAAATTGGTGGAGCAGAAGAAATTAGTAGGGGAACCGGCCGGCATCTATTACAACAACCCAGAAAAGCAGAGCCAGGTGCTGCGCGCGTTTATTGGCGTGGCCATTGCAGATACCACGGTGACGTTGCCAGCAGGCTACAAAATACGCGAGGTCAAAGCGGGTCAGCCGATCTTGCAAGGAACCTTGGACGCCAGCCAGATGATCGCCCCCAAGAAAATCTACGAATCCCTGTTTGACTATGCCGAGGATAATAAAATCAAGCTGAAGAACTACTTTGTGGAGCGCTATCCTACCAAAGATTCGGCGGTGATACAGATTGGGTTAGAATAG
- the truA gene encoding tRNA pseudouridine(38-40) synthase TruA: MRYFLDVAYDGTRFHGWQTQPNALTVQEVLDDAISKVFRVPQVESIGSGRTDTGVHAGQQWVHVDLPLVLTPEEIVYKLNRLLPPDIAVRQAKQVGPEAHTRFDAISRTYEYHITLEKNPFLVRHAYFLSRKPDVELMNLAAQALLELEDFTAFSKVKGDTKHYRCTITRAFWQEQENKLVFTIQANRFLRGMVRLIVGTLLDVGKGKLSVNRFREIIEKQDRSLSSGAAPSEGLFLHRVDYPEGYFDQQQALFDQEAERLQALEALPNQEE; encoded by the coding sequence ATGCGGTATTTCTTAGATGTGGCCTATGATGGCACGCGGTTCCATGGCTGGCAGACGCAACCCAATGCCCTTACGGTGCAGGAGGTATTGGATGATGCCATTTCTAAGGTCTTTAGGGTGCCGCAGGTAGAAAGCATTGGCAGTGGCCGTACCGACACCGGTGTGCATGCGGGCCAGCAGTGGGTGCACGTGGATTTGCCGCTGGTGCTCACGCCAGAAGAAATCGTCTACAAGCTCAACCGCCTTCTTCCGCCAGACATTGCGGTGCGACAGGCCAAGCAAGTAGGGCCCGAGGCGCACACCCGCTTTGACGCCATCTCCAGAACGTATGAGTACCACATCACGCTGGAGAAAAACCCGTTTCTGGTGCGGCATGCCTATTTCTTGTCGCGCAAGCCTGACGTGGAGCTGATGAACCTGGCTGCGCAGGCTTTGCTGGAACTGGAGGACTTCACCGCCTTCTCTAAAGTAAAAGGAGACACCAAGCATTACCGCTGTACCATCACTCGGGCCTTCTGGCAAGAGCAGGAAAACAAACTGGTCTTCACCATTCAAGCCAACCGGTTTTTGCGCGGCATGGTGCGCCTGATTGTAGGCACCTTGCTGGATGTGGGCAAAGGGAAATTGAGCGTTAATCGGTTCAGGGAAATCATTGAAAAACAGGATAGAAGCCTGTCCAGCGGGGCTGCTCCCTCAGAAGGTCTTTTCCTGCACCGCGTAGACTACCCTGAAGGCTATTTTGACCAACAACAGGCTTTGTTTGACCAGGAAGCGGAACGGTTACAAGCACTTGAAGCTTTGCCCAATCAAGAGGAATAA
- a CDS encoding DUF4476 domain-containing protein produces the protein MKPLYAFVILCLLLALPQVEARPRQEAALSIASVRGELFYLTVGGRIINPVATNRVDVGDLPAGRYWLDIRILRRGRVQNIRAEVFLREGYESIYELVRGPRGNALFLRKVGEEPMRRRPDPRPTPRPDNSYDPDDVVCRNAMQERELERALRFMKEEGMDDRKLEIAKGEIKLAGGIMTEDLIALMDALTFEDRKVKLAKYAYTFVCDTRNFPRVLDALEFSSNKREMQDFIYKQ, from the coding sequence ATGAAACCTTTGTACGCCTTCGTGATTTTATGCTTGTTGCTAGCCCTGCCGCAGGTAGAGGCCAGACCCAGACAAGAAGCGGCTCTCTCTATCGCCAGCGTGCGCGGCGAACTGTTCTACCTGACCGTTGGCGGCAGAATCATCAATCCTGTAGCCACCAATAGAGTAGACGTAGGTGATTTGCCTGCCGGAAGGTATTGGCTGGACATCAGGATACTCAGAAGAGGCCGGGTTCAGAACATACGGGCCGAGGTGTTCTTGCGGGAAGGCTATGAAAGCATCTATGAACTGGTGCGCGGCCCGCGCGGGAACGCTTTGTTCTTGCGTAAAGTAGGAGAAGAGCCCATGCGCCGCCGTCCGGACCCAAGACCGACTCCCAGACCCGACAACAGCTATGACCCAGACGATGTAGTATGCCGGAACGCGATGCAAGAGCGGGAACTGGAACGCGCCCTTCGGTTCATGAAAGAAGAAGGCATGGATGACCGCAAACTGGAGATTGCCAAGGGCGAAATTAAACTAGCGGGCGGCATCATGACCGAAGACCTCATCGCTCTCATGGACGCCCTTACTTTTGAAGACCGCAAAGTAAAACTAGCGAAATACGCCTACACCTTCGTGTGCGACACCCGCAACTTCCCTAGAGTATTGGATGCCCTAGAATTTAGCAGTAACAAGCGCGAGATGCAGGATTTTATCTATAAGCAGTAG
- a CDS encoding OmpA family protein, with protein sequence MMRHYKTLGALALFFALNSCGPFRSSLSKGDKDFKQGEYQLAIEHYQVALKNSRNARTANFKLAEAYRLSNRLAQAEPFYKAAIDAGQKSEETLFRYGMALKAVGRYEEAAAQLQQYLAVAANKTFIAIASREVENLKQVPAILNTPTYQVIEPLKAANSPASDFGPVVHQGQLMFASTRETQVYKGNGEGFQDLYVVTQNDTTGSAVSFGEPVNSVGIHEATPTFTNEGRTMVFARSNSGKKNGRQDVDLFVSQFKTGKWSEPTILSFNDDAAWDATPAFSPDGKTLYFSSDRRGGQGGNDIWSTTLDEGGRFSRPVNLGAPINTPGNESFPHVAPDGTLYIASDGHPGLGGLDLFRIKGDSIINLGAPLNTVGDDFAIFYIDKDRGFFSSNRAGGLGGDDIYGFEKRQPKLVNFFVDGRVVERNDKTNATTAMGNIRVTLQNAQGQKVAETVSTAGGAFSFKLDTASVYSVLAEREGYFAARQSVITQGKTPPQDQLTQPLTEIRLTTTLTLTKIVKNKAIVVENIFYDFDKANIRPDAAIELDKLVQTLVDNPKITIELSSHTDSRGNDLYNQDLSQRRAQSAVDYIISKGIDKNRITAKGYGESRPVVKNAKTEAQHQANRRTEFKVTRIDE encoded by the coding sequence ATGATGCGACACTACAAAACGCTTGGGGCACTGGCCCTGTTCTTTGCCCTCAACAGTTGCGGCCCGTTCCGCTCGTCTCTGTCTAAGGGCGACAAAGACTTTAAGCAGGGAGAATACCAATTGGCCATTGAGCACTACCAAGTCGCTTTAAAGAACAGTCGCAACGCCAGAACGGCCAACTTCAAACTAGCCGAGGCCTACCGCTTGTCTAACCGCTTGGCCCAGGCCGAGCCGTTTTACAAAGCCGCCATTGATGCCGGGCAGAAGAGCGAGGAAACCCTGTTCCGCTACGGCATGGCCCTGAAAGCCGTGGGTAGATACGAGGAGGCCGCCGCGCAACTACAGCAATACCTGGCGGTGGCCGCTAACAAGACCTTTATCGCCATTGCCAGCCGCGAGGTAGAAAACCTCAAGCAGGTACCAGCTATCCTGAACACGCCCACCTATCAAGTAATTGAACCTCTGAAAGCCGCTAACTCGCCGGCCTCAGACTTCGGTCCGGTGGTGCACCAGGGGCAGTTGATGTTTGCCTCAACCCGTGAGACCCAAGTCTATAAGGGCAACGGCGAAGGCTTCCAGGATTTATATGTTGTAACCCAGAATGATACCACGGGCAGCGCTGTTTCTTTTGGAGAGCCGGTGAACTCTGTAGGCATTCATGAAGCCACGCCCACCTTCACCAATGAAGGCCGCACCATGGTCTTTGCTAGAAGCAACAGCGGCAAGAAGAATGGCCGTCAGGACGTGGATTTGTTTGTGTCCCAGTTCAAAACCGGTAAATGGTCTGAGCCTACTATCTTAAGTTTCAACGATGATGCCGCTTGGGATGCCACACCGGCATTCTCGCCAGACGGCAAGACTTTATATTTCTCCTCAGACCGCCGCGGCGGACAGGGAGGCAATGATATCTGGAGCACTACCTTAGACGAAGGCGGTCGTTTCTCACGTCCTGTCAACTTAGGAGCTCCTATCAACACGCCGGGCAATGAATCATTCCCGCACGTAGCGCCAGATGGGACTTTGTATATCGCCTCAGACGGGCACCCGGGTTTGGGCGGGCTGGACCTGTTCAGAATCAAAGGCGATTCTATCATCAACCTTGGCGCGCCATTGAATACTGTGGGTGATGATTTTGCCATCTTCTACATTGACAAGGACAGAGGCTTTTTCTCTTCTAACCGCGCCGGTGGTCTAGGCGGAGATGATATTTATGGGTTTGAGAAGCGCCAGCCCAAGCTGGTCAACTTCTTCGTGGACGGCCGCGTGGTAGAGCGCAATGACAAGACCAACGCTACCACGGCCATGGGCAACATTCGCGTCACGCTTCAAAACGCCCAGGGGCAAAAGGTAGCTGAGACAGTTTCTACTGCCGGTGGGGCTTTCAGCTTTAAACTAGATACGGCCAGCGTGTATTCTGTCTTGGCAGAGCGCGAAGGTTATTTTGCCGCCCGCCAGTCGGTGATTACGCAAGGCAAAACGCCGCCGCAAGACCAACTGACCCAGCCGCTCACCGAAATTAGACTCACCACCACGCTCACGCTCACCAAGATTGTGAAGAACAAAGCCATTGTGGTGGAGAACATCTTCTATGACTTTGACAAAGCCAACATTAGACCAGATGCGGCCATTGAGCTAGACAAACTGGTGCAAACCTTGGTAGACAATCCTAAAATCACCATTGAGCTGAGCTCACATACAGACAGCCGTGGTAACGACTTGTACAACCAAGATTTGTCACAGCGCAGGGCCCAAAGTGCCGTGGATTACATCATCTCCAAAGGCATTGACAAGAACCGAATCACGGCCAAAGGCTACGGCGAGTCAAGACCGGTGGTGAAGAATGCTAAAACTGAGGCCCAGCACCAAGCCAACCGCCGCACGGAGTTTAAAGTAACCCGCATTGACGAGTAG
- a CDS encoding (Fe-S)-binding protein → MADLAARGESPEVLFWVGCAGAFDDRYKNVTRAFVRILEHVGTKYAVLGMEESCTGDPAKRAGNEFLFQMQAMTNIATLDGYGIKTIVTACPHCFNTIKNEYPALGGNYEVIHHSTFLQNLINEGKVKIQGGGEFKGKRITFHDSCYLGRANDIYEAPREVLAALDADLVEMKRSRANGLCCGAGGAQMWKEPEPGKKDINVERAEEALGTGATIIASACPFCMTMMSDGVKSQNQEDNVQVFDIAELIAQAEGLNA, encoded by the coding sequence ATGGCAGACCTGGCCGCCCGCGGCGAATCTCCAGAAGTATTGTTTTGGGTAGGCTGTGCCGGCGCTTTTGATGACCGTTACAAGAACGTGACCCGTGCCTTTGTGCGCATCTTAGAGCACGTGGGTACCAAATACGCCGTACTGGGCATGGAAGAGTCTTGCACCGGTGATCCGGCCAAGCGCGCCGGCAACGAGTTTCTGTTCCAGATGCAGGCCATGACCAACATTGCCACGCTAGACGGGTACGGCATTAAAACTATTGTGACAGCCTGTCCGCATTGCTTCAACACCATCAAGAATGAGTACCCAGCCCTGGGCGGAAACTACGAAGTCATCCACCACTCCACCTTCTTGCAAAACCTTATCAATGAGGGCAAAGTAAAGATTCAGGGAGGTGGAGAGTTCAAAGGCAAGCGCATCACGTTCCATGACTCTTGCTACCTGGGCCGTGCCAACGACATCTATGAAGCCCCGCGCGAAGTGCTGGCCGCTCTAGATGCTGACTTGGTAGAAATGAAGCGTAGCCGCGCCAACGGGTTATGCTGTGGTGCCGGTGGTGCCCAGATGTGGAAAGAGCCAGAGCCAGGCAAGAAAGACATCAACGTAGAACGCGCCGAAGAAGCCTTGGGGACCGGTGCCACCATCATCGCCTCTGCCTGCCCGTTCTGTATGACTATGATGTCTGATGGCGTAAAAAGCCAAAACCAAGAAGATAACGTACAAGTATTTGATATTGCAGAATTGATAGCCCAAGCCGAAGGTTTGAACGCCTAG
- a CDS encoding ABC transporter ATP-binding protein — translation MSEIGGSKTGSAFDWEVLRKIFRFVKPYNKVFYFVIFLTVASAVLATVRPFLIQEMVDKQILQYNWQGVNRMFIWLVVLLILHTLVSYLHTYFAGWLGQYVVRDIRVKLYEHILKLRLKFYDRTPIGTLVTRNVSDVETLSDVFSEGLAAMIGDVLQLVFILAYMFWLDWELTLVSLSMFPLLILSTYVFKEKVKASFQEVRGAVAKLNAFVQEHITGMMVVQIFNNEAREMKKFEAINKEHTRANVKSVLYYSVYFPVAEVIGAAGTGLLVWYGAKGVVQDHVTLGTLIAFIMYIAMFFRPIRQIADRFNTLQLGVVSSERIMKLLESKELISDTGEYRPETIKGGVEFEQVWFAYNDEDWVLRGISFQVQPGQTVALVGATGAGKTSIINLLSRFYEINKGVIKVDGHDIKEYDLDVLRRHIGVVLQDVFLFSGTIQENITLGNKNITESQIWEAARLVGADKFIERLPGGLQYNVMERGATLSVGQRQLISFVRAMVYDPKIIILDEATSSVDSETEELIQFAIAQLMQGRTSIVIAHRLSTIQKADKIIVLDHGEIKESGTHEQLLQSGGYYAQLHEMQYKNFV, via the coding sequence ATGAGTGAAATAGGCGGCAGTAAGACAGGAAGTGCCTTTGACTGGGAGGTGCTCAGGAAGATTTTCCGGTTTGTGAAGCCCTACAACAAGGTATTTTATTTCGTGATTTTCCTGACGGTGGCCTCTGCCGTGCTGGCCACGGTGCGCCCGTTCCTCATTCAGGAGATGGTGGACAAGCAGATTCTGCAGTACAACTGGCAAGGCGTGAACCGCATGTTCATCTGGCTGGTGGTCCTCTTGATTCTGCACACGCTGGTGTCCTACCTGCACACCTATTTTGCGGGTTGGCTGGGGCAGTACGTGGTGCGTGACATCCGGGTGAAACTCTATGAGCACATCCTCAAACTAAGACTTAAGTTCTATGACCGCACGCCCATAGGCACGCTAGTCACCCGTAATGTCAGCGACGTAGAAACCCTCTCAGACGTCTTCTCTGAAGGCTTGGCCGCCATGATTGGCGACGTGTTACAGCTGGTCTTCATCCTGGCGTACATGTTCTGGCTGGACTGGGAACTGACCTTGGTGAGCCTTTCCATGTTCCCGCTCTTGATTCTGAGTACCTATGTATTTAAGGAGAAGGTGAAGGCGTCTTTCCAGGAGGTGCGCGGCGCGGTGGCTAAGCTGAACGCCTTCGTGCAGGAGCACATCACGGGCATGATGGTGGTGCAGATTTTCAACAACGAGGCCCGCGAGATGAAGAAGTTTGAGGCCATTAACAAAGAGCATACTAGAGCCAACGTCAAGTCAGTGCTGTACTATTCGGTGTACTTCCCGGTGGCCGAGGTGATTGGTGCGGCCGGTACAGGCCTTTTGGTTTGGTACGGCGCGAAGGGCGTGGTGCAGGACCATGTCACGCTTGGCACGCTCATCGCCTTTATCATGTACATTGCCATGTTCTTCAGGCCCATCCGGCAGATTGCCGATAGGTTCAACACCCTGCAACTGGGTGTGGTGAGCTCTGAGCGTATCATGAAACTGCTGGAAAGCAAAGAGCTGATTTCAGACACAGGCGAATACCGGCCAGAGACCATCAAAGGCGGCGTGGAGTTTGAACAGGTATGGTTTGCCTACAACGATGAGGACTGGGTGTTGCGCGGCATCTCGTTCCAGGTACAGCCGGGCCAGACCGTGGCCTTGGTGGGTGCTACGGGTGCCGGTAAGACTTCTATTATCAACCTGCTCAGCCGCTTCTATGAAATCAACAAAGGCGTGATTAAGGTAGACGGCCATGACATCAAAGAGTATGACCTGGATGTGCTGCGCCGGCATATTGGCGTGGTCTTGCAGGATGTGTTCCTGTTCTCGGGCACCATCCAAGAGAACATTACGCTGGGCAACAAGAACATCACTGAAAGCCAGATTTGGGAGGCTGCCCGTTTAGTGGGTGCTGACAAGTTCATTGAGCGCCTGCCGGGCGGTTTGCAGTACAACGTGATGGAGCGCGGGGCTACGCTTTCTGTGGGTCAGCGGCAGTTAATCTCCTTTGTGCGCGCCATGGTGTATGACCCTAAAATCATTATTCTGGACGAAGCCACTTCCAGCGTAGACTCAGAGACCGAGGAATTGATTCAGTTTGCCATTGCACAATTGATGCAGGGCCGCACGTCTATTGTGATCGCGCACCGCCTGTCTACCATCCAAAAGGCAGATAAAATCATTGTCCTGGACCACGGCGAAATCAAGGAAAGCGGCACCCATGAACAGCTTCTACAATCTGGCGGCTACTACGCGCAGTTGCATGAGATGCAGTACAAGAACTTCGTGTAA